GCGTGCTCGGGGATGAAGCCTTCTTCTCCTGGCTGGAAAAGAACCATTCCGACATCTTCAAGGGCGGCTCGGCACGCGAGCACGCGATCGCGACCTCCTGCCGCGCCAAGGCCGGCGTCGTCTCGCGCGACGAGCGCGAGACCGGCGAGCGCGCGCTGCTCAATCTCGGCCACACCTTCGGTCACGCGCTGGAAGCGGCGACCGGTTTCTCCGATCGCCTGTTCCATGGCGAGGGCGTCGCCATCGGCATGACGCTGGCGGCGCAGTTCTCGGCGAAGCTCGGCATGATCGGCGAGATCGAGGCGGCACGCGTCGAGCGGCATCTGATCGAGGCGGGCCTGCCGACGCGCTTGCAGGACATCGCGGGTTTCGCGCAGGAAGGGCTCGCCGACGCCGACGCGCTGATGGCGCTGATGGCGCAGGACAAGAAGGTCAAGCGCGGCAAGCTCACCTTCATCCTGCTCGAGGCCGTCGGGCGCGCCGTCATCGCCAAGGATGTCGAGCCGGCCCCGGTGCGCGATTTCCTGAAGGACAAGCTCGCGCAGAAGGCTTGATGCGCTGAAGAGCGTTTTCGAGCGAAGTGGACACCGGTTCGCGTAAAGAAAACGCGTCAGAACAAGAATTTCGAGTGATGCATGGACTGGCTCGGCTTCACCATCGTCATCATCTGCCTGCTCGTCTCGGGCTTCTTCGCCGCGAGCGAGACCGCGCTGACCGGTGCCTCGCGCGCCAGCATGCTGAGGCTCTCCAAGCAGGGTAACCGCGACGCGGACGTCGTCTCGGACCTGCTCGACATGCGCGAGCGCCTGATCGGCGCGCTGCTGCTCGGCAACAATATCGCCAATATCGGGGCGTCAGCGCTTGCCACCGGCATCTTCACGGCCTGGTTCGGCGATGTCGGCGTGCTCTATGCCACCGGCGTGATGACCGCGCTGGTCGTGATTTTCGCGGAAGTGCTGCCCAAGACCATCGCGATCAACGCGCCCGACCGCATGGCGCTCGCTGTCGCGCGCCCGATGCGGCTGACCATGTATGTGCTGGGGCCGCTGCTGCGGATCGTCGAAGTCATCGTGCGCGTCCTGATGCGCCTGTTCGGCCTTGCGGGCGAGCACCAGGCGATCCTGTCGCCGACCGAGCGCCTGCGCGGCGCGGTCGACCTGTTGCATCACGAAGGCAAGGTCGAGAAGCAGGACCGCGACATGCTCGGCGGCCTGCTCGATCTGCGCGAGCTCCAGGTCTCCGACGTCATGATCCATCGCACCGAGATGATGATGATCAATGCCGATCTGCCGCCGGAGGAGCTGGTGCGCGAGGTGCTGGCGACCGAATACACCCGCATTCCGCTGTGGCGCGAGAAGCCCGAAAACATCATCGGCGTGCTCCACGCCAAGGACCTCCTGCGTGCGATCCGCGCCTCCGACGGCGACACCTCGCGCATCGACGTCTCCACCATCGCGCTGCCGCCCTGGTTCGTGCCGGAGATGCGCCCCGTCTCCGAGCAGCTGAAAGCCTTCCGCCGCCGCAAGACCCATTTCGCGCTGGTCGTCGACGAGTATGGCGAGGTTGAAGGTCTTGTGACGCTGGAAGACATTTTGGAGGAGATCGTCGGCGACATCTCCGACGAGCATGACGTCGTCGTCGCCGGCGTGCGCGCCCAGCCCGATGGTTCGGTGGTGGTCGACGGCTCGGTGCCGATCCGCGATCTCAACCGCGCCATGG
This is a stretch of genomic DNA from Bradyrhizobium sp. CB2312. It encodes these proteins:
- a CDS encoding HlyC/CorC family transporter — its product is MDWLGFTIVIICLLVSGFFAASETALTGASRASMLRLSKQGNRDADVVSDLLDMRERLIGALLLGNNIANIGASALATGIFTAWFGDVGVLYATGVMTALVVIFAEVLPKTIAINAPDRMALAVARPMRLTMYVLGPLLRIVEVIVRVLMRLFGLAGEHQAILSPTERLRGAVDLLHHEGKVEKQDRDMLGGLLDLRELQVSDVMIHRTEMMMINADLPPEELVREVLATEYTRIPLWREKPENIIGVLHAKDLLRAIRASDGDTSRIDVSTIALPPWFVPEMRPVSEQLKAFRRRKTHFALVVDEYGEVEGLVTLEDILEEIVGDISDEHDVVVAGVRAQPDGSVVVDGSVPIRDLNRAMDWRLPDEEATTVAGLVIHEARSIPDRGQSFTFHGFRFRVLRRERNRITALRISPVPREAEMEEAKPRRAGTSF